Proteins encoded by one window of Nocardia goodfellowii:
- a CDS encoding MIP/aquaporin family protein: protein MNGDNVSLATVFVSELAGTAVLLLLGGGVVANVLLAKSKGFDGGWLLINIGWGFGVMAGVYIAFKSGGHLNPAVTLGIASSGADEYAPGVAVSFGATLVYLAGQFLGAFLGACATYLTYKKHFDAEPDAGKKLAVFATGPEIRDYRWNLATEFIATFVLVLVIVSLGKTPSGLGPLAAALLVVGIGASLGGPTGYAINPARDLGPRIAHAVLPMRHTAAAVAHSPSLGAAAAPTAEETKDSSDWAYAWVPVLGPALGGIAAGLVSQLIF, encoded by the coding sequence ATGAATGGAGACAACGTGAGTCTCGCAACCGTATTCGTCAGCGAACTGGCCGGAACCGCGGTGCTGCTGCTCCTCGGCGGCGGCGTGGTGGCCAACGTGCTGCTGGCGAAATCCAAAGGCTTCGACGGGGGCTGGCTCCTCATCAATATCGGGTGGGGTTTCGGCGTCATGGCCGGCGTCTACATCGCCTTCAAGTCCGGTGGTCACCTCAACCCGGCGGTCACCCTGGGCATCGCGAGCAGCGGAGCCGACGAATACGCGCCGGGGGTCGCGGTCAGCTTCGGAGCCACCCTGGTCTATCTGGCCGGTCAATTCCTCGGCGCGTTCCTCGGCGCCTGCGCCACCTACCTGACCTACAAGAAGCACTTCGACGCCGAACCCGACGCGGGCAAAAAGCTGGCCGTCTTCGCCACCGGCCCGGAAATCCGGGACTACCGCTGGAACCTGGCCACCGAGTTCATCGCCACCTTCGTCCTCGTCCTGGTGATCGTGTCGCTCGGTAAGACACCGTCGGGCCTGGGCCCGCTCGCCGCGGCTCTGCTGGTCGTCGGCATCGGCGCCTCACTCGGCGGCCCCACCGGCTACGCCATCAACCCCGCCCGCGACCTCGGCCCGCGCATCGCGCACGCCGTGCTGCCGATGCGGCACACCGCCGCCGCTGTCGCCCACTCACCCAGCCTGGGTGCCGCCGCGGCCCCCACCGCCGAGGAGACCAAGGACTCCAGCGACTGGGCCTACGCCTGGGTGCCGGTCCTGGGCCCCGCACTCGGCGGCATCGCCGCCGGACTGGTTTCGCAGCTCATCTTCTGA
- a CDS encoding IclR family transcriptional regulator produces MPGPVQSIERAGAILRLLARGSGRLGVAEIASTLDLAKGTAHGILRTLQAIGFVEQEQAGGKYRLGAALLHLGTSYLDANELRSRAINWADALAARSGAAVRIGTPADGQLLVVHHVFRPDDTPQTLDIGALLPLHATALGRVLLAYDSDLALRVRTAGLPAFTRRTCTDPALLSASLAEVREHGWAGEYGELVPGEAGIAAPIRAHGGLVVGAIGIAGAAERLFPSVRRPDPTLLGYVRDAARAVSRDLVAVK; encoded by the coding sequence ATGCCAGGCCCAGTGCAATCGATCGAACGAGCCGGCGCGATTCTGCGCCTGCTCGCCCGCGGCTCCGGCCGCCTCGGAGTCGCCGAAATCGCCAGTACGCTCGATCTCGCGAAGGGCACCGCGCACGGGATCCTGCGCACGCTGCAGGCGATCGGTTTCGTCGAGCAGGAGCAAGCCGGTGGTAAATACCGGCTCGGCGCCGCGCTGCTGCACTTGGGCACCAGCTATCTCGATGCCAATGAGCTGCGCTCACGGGCGATCAACTGGGCCGATGCCCTCGCCGCCCGCAGTGGCGCGGCCGTGCGGATCGGTACGCCCGCCGACGGCCAACTGCTGGTGGTGCACCACGTCTTCCGGCCGGACGACACTCCGCAAACCCTCGATATCGGCGCGTTGCTGCCGTTGCATGCCACCGCGCTCGGCCGGGTTCTGCTCGCCTACGACAGCGATCTGGCGTTGCGAGTGCGTACCGCCGGATTGCCCGCCTTCACCCGCCGCACCTGCACCGATCCGGCATTGCTCAGCGCATCGCTGGCCGAGGTCCGCGAGCACGGCTGGGCGGGCGAATACGGGGAGCTGGTCCCTGGCGAAGCGGGCATCGCCGCCCCGATCCGCGCGCACGGCGGCCTCGTGGTCGGGGCCATCGGTATCGCCGGAGCCGCCGAGCGACTCTTTCCGAGCGTGCGGCGACCGGATCCGACACTGCTCGGGTACGTGCGGGACGCGGCTCGCGCGGTTTCCCGAGACCTGGTCGCGGTCAAGTAG
- the glpK gene encoding glycerol kinase GlpK encodes MQRYVMAIDQGTTSTRCIVFDAGGRLVSVAQREHQHYFPKPGWAEQDAMEIWRNVDRIMPRALREAGIDRAQIAALGITNQRETSVVWDRHTGVPVGKAIGWQDMRTEDLVLELGAHPDAHRVLELSGLPLTTYFSAPKLRWLLDSVPGLRARAERGDVLFGTMETWLIWNLTGGADGGIHITDVTNASRTLLMNLETLAWDADLLSFFDIPRAMLPQIRSSSEVYGATRRVVPGIPIAAALGDQQAALFGQTCFSPGETKCTYGTGSFLLRNTGPAPVRSAHGLLTTVAYQIGSAPAVYALEGSIAVTGSLVQWFRDGLGLISSAPEIETLARTVDDNGGCYIVPAFSGLFAPHWRSEARGIIVGLTSYVTKGHLARAVLEATAWQTREVVDAMNADSGLQATELKVDGGMTTDHLLMQTVADVLDIPVMRPMIIETVSLGAAYAAGLSVGYWADLEVLRRNWHRAAQWSPQQDPERVRAEYVKWKRAVELTFGWSQPTRSNLVSG; translated from the coding sequence ATGCAGCGCTATGTGATGGCCATCGATCAAGGCACCACCTCCACCCGCTGCATCGTGTTCGACGCCGGTGGCCGGCTGGTCTCGGTGGCTCAGCGCGAACATCAGCACTACTTTCCGAAACCTGGCTGGGCCGAACAAGACGCGATGGAGATCTGGCGCAATGTCGACCGGATCATGCCGCGGGCGCTGCGCGAGGCGGGCATCGACCGCGCCCAGATCGCGGCGCTGGGCATCACCAATCAGCGGGAGACCAGCGTGGTGTGGGATCGGCACACCGGCGTCCCGGTGGGCAAGGCGATCGGCTGGCAGGACATGCGCACCGAGGATCTGGTGCTCGAACTAGGCGCGCATCCCGACGCCCACCGCGTGCTCGAACTGAGCGGACTGCCGCTCACGACCTATTTCTCCGCACCTAAACTGCGCTGGCTGCTGGACTCGGTACCCGGGCTGCGCGCTCGCGCCGAACGCGGCGATGTCCTGTTCGGAACCATGGAGACCTGGCTGATCTGGAATCTGACCGGCGGCGCCGACGGCGGCATCCATATCACCGACGTCACCAACGCCAGCCGCACCCTGTTGATGAACCTGGAAACCCTGGCCTGGGACGCGGACCTGTTGTCCTTCTTCGATATTCCGCGCGCGATGCTCCCGCAGATCCGGTCCAGCAGTGAGGTGTACGGCGCGACGCGGCGGGTGGTGCCGGGCATCCCGATCGCCGCCGCCCTCGGTGATCAGCAGGCCGCGCTGTTCGGGCAGACCTGTTTCTCCCCGGGCGAGACCAAATGCACCTACGGCACGGGCAGTTTCCTGCTGCGCAATACCGGCCCCGCTCCGGTCCGGTCGGCGCACGGCCTGCTCACCACCGTCGCCTATCAGATCGGTTCCGCACCGGCGGTGTACGCGCTGGAAGGGTCCATCGCGGTGACCGGTTCGCTGGTGCAGTGGTTCCGGGACGGCCTCGGATTGATTTCCAGCGCACCGGAGATCGAGACCCTCGCGCGCACCGTCGACGACAACGGCGGCTGCTATATCGTTCCGGCCTTCTCCGGGCTGTTCGCCCCGCACTGGCGCAGCGAAGCCCGCGGCATCATCGTCGGCCTGACGTCCTATGTCACCAAGGGGCATCTGGCCCGCGCGGTCTTGGAGGCCACCGCCTGGCAGACCCGCGAGGTAGTGGACGCGATGAACGCCGACTCCGGGTTACAGGCCACGGAATTGAAAGTCGACGGCGGCATGACCACCGACCATCTGCTCATGCAGACCGTCGCCGACGTGCTCGATATACCGGTGATGCGTCCGATGATCATCGAGACCGTCTCGCTCGGCGCCGCCTACGCCGCCGGACTGTCCGTCGGCTACTGGGCGGATCTGGAAGTGCTGCGCCGCAATTGGCATCGCGCCGCCCAGTGGTCACCACAGCAGGACCCGGAACGGGTGCGGGCCGAGTACGTCAAGTGGAAGCGCGCGGTGGAACTGACCTTCGGCTGGTCCCAGCCCACGCGCTCGAACCTTGTGTCCGGATGA
- a CDS encoding LemA family protein, with protein MSTTVAILIALAVALIVIVWYFAAYNDFVRLRNLVTESWRQVGVELQRRHDLVPNLVATVEQAATFERGILEAVVVARNRAQVAGTAMSASPRPDEVATAENALSTALGNLRVLAEQYPTVGTVRNYLVLQQELADIEDRIAAARRLYNGNVRALNTKIESVPAAVIASLHQVSPAEYFEISSPEAGKATDVARLFNPGGN; from the coding sequence ATGAGCACCACTGTCGCCATTCTCATCGCCCTGGCTGTCGCGCTGATCGTGATCGTCTGGTATTTCGCGGCCTACAACGACTTCGTGCGGTTACGGAATCTGGTCACCGAATCGTGGCGGCAGGTCGGTGTCGAACTGCAACGCCGCCATGACCTGGTGCCGAATCTCGTCGCCACGGTCGAGCAGGCCGCGACCTTCGAACGCGGAATCCTGGAGGCGGTGGTCGTGGCACGTAATCGTGCGCAGGTCGCGGGCACTGCCATGTCGGCATCCCCTCGGCCGGACGAGGTGGCTACCGCGGAAAACGCGCTCAGCACCGCATTGGGCAACCTGCGGGTTCTCGCCGAGCAATACCCCACCGTGGGCACCGTACGGAATTACCTTGTCTTGCAACAAGAACTGGCCGATATCGAAGACCGGATCGCCGCGGCGAGACGGTTGTACAACGGCAACGTGCGAGCTCTGAACACAAAAATCGAATCCGTACCGGCCGCCGTCATCGCTTCGCTACACCAGGTATCTCCCGCCGAGTACTTCGAGATCAGCAGCCCCGAAGCGGGGAAGGCCACCGACGTAGCCCGGCTGTTCAACCCCGGCGGGAACTGA
- a CDS encoding DUF3137 domain-containing protein, translating into MSDDQHAGDPIWARPRFHTVLTFATFVVLVLAQGLWWRDHGEPFSWILLPATPFLAFLPAGVIVKSRRKRWTMRWAEQRGFTYHPDAGWAVPTWNFAPFDISRARRMRVRDAMQGTVGAYPARFFHLTWLNNNKINLSTHYRNVFVLELPTPLPRLTMGPNFDTTAGTQVEFESAEFNDKFAVYSSNPAFAHAVFTPRTIDRLIDLGRRVPAVRLTKFEIAEDRLVGVTTLGNRPREIGAVFDAMRVIADGIPRFVWSDHAVPPIDSERTVA; encoded by the coding sequence ATGTCCGATGATCAGCACGCCGGTGACCCGATCTGGGCGCGGCCGCGCTTTCACACAGTCTTGACCTTCGCCACCTTCGTGGTTCTGGTGCTGGCGCAGGGCCTCTGGTGGCGTGATCATGGCGAACCGTTCTCCTGGATCCTGTTGCCCGCCACGCCCTTCCTGGCTTTCCTGCCGGCGGGAGTCATCGTGAAGTCGCGCCGGAAGCGGTGGACCATGCGCTGGGCCGAGCAGCGCGGGTTCACCTATCACCCTGACGCCGGATGGGCGGTGCCGACCTGGAACTTCGCGCCCTTCGACATCTCCCGGGCACGGCGCATGCGCGTTCGAGACGCCATGCAGGGCACGGTCGGCGCCTACCCGGCGCGCTTCTTCCACCTCACCTGGCTCAACAACAACAAGATCAACCTGAGCACCCATTACCGGAATGTCTTCGTCCTGGAACTTCCCACCCCGCTCCCCCGACTGACGATGGGTCCGAACTTCGACACCACCGCGGGCACTCAGGTGGAGTTCGAATCCGCCGAATTCAACGACAAATTCGCGGTGTACTCCTCGAATCCGGCCTTCGCGCACGCGGTCTTCACACCGCGCACCATCGACCGGCTGATCGACCTCGGCCGGCGCGTTCCAGCGGTCCGGCTGACCAAATTCGAGATCGCCGAGGACCGGCTGGTCGGGGTTACCACGCTCGGCAATCGTCCCCGGGAGATCGGCGCGGTCTTCGACGCCATGCGCGTTATCGCCGACGGCATCCCGAGGTTCGTGTGGTCCGATCACGCTGTGCCCCCGATCGATTCGGAAAGGACCGTGGCATGA
- a CDS encoding ABC transporter ATP-binding protein, which translates to MSEPLLRVRGLTKTFKVGADRAGNTRLRALDGIDLELGQGETLGLVGESGCGKSTLARTLMMLERPDSGTVSWNGIDPFALRGKELLAFRRRVQMVFQDPYASLNARMSAGDIISEPWRTHRDLYPSRKARVARTRELLNLVGLRSGDEHRYPQEFSGGQRQRIGIARALALDPSVVICDEPVSALDLSVQAQVLNLLNDLQKQLGIAYLFISHDLSVVRHVTDRVAVMYLGRIVETGSTDAVFDRPAHPYTEALLSAAPHLRAETRGKRIILEGDVPSPLNPPSGCRFRTRCRHATDLCATHTPPVVVDRDEAGHVAECYHPRNEGVRTAVSA; encoded by the coding sequence ATGTCTGAACCGCTGCTGCGAGTCCGAGGATTGACCAAGACATTCAAGGTCGGGGCCGACCGGGCCGGTAACACGCGCCTGCGCGCCCTCGACGGCATAGATCTAGAGCTGGGGCAGGGCGAGACACTGGGCCTGGTCGGCGAATCCGGTTGTGGCAAGTCCACTCTGGCGCGCACGCTGATGATGCTGGAACGGCCGGACTCGGGCACTGTCAGCTGGAACGGCATCGACCCGTTCGCGCTGCGGGGCAAGGAGCTGCTGGCCTTCCGGCGCCGAGTGCAGATGGTGTTCCAGGACCCGTACGCCTCGTTGAACGCGCGAATGTCGGCGGGCGACATCATTTCCGAGCCCTGGCGGACCCACCGCGACCTCTATCCGTCCCGGAAGGCCCGCGTCGCCCGCACCCGGGAACTGCTGAACCTGGTCGGCCTGCGCAGCGGGGACGAACACCGCTATCCGCAGGAGTTCTCCGGCGGCCAGCGCCAGCGCATCGGCATAGCCCGCGCACTCGCCCTCGACCCCAGCGTGGTGATCTGCGACGAGCCGGTCTCCGCCCTGGACCTGTCGGTGCAGGCCCAGGTCCTCAATCTGCTCAATGACCTGCAGAAGCAACTCGGCATCGCATATCTCTTCATCTCGCACGACCTCTCGGTGGTCCGTCACGTGACCGATCGCGTCGCGGTGATGTACCTCGGCCGGATCGTCGAAACCGGTTCCACCGATGCGGTCTTCGATCGCCCCGCCCACCCGTACACCGAGGCCCTGCTCTCGGCCGCGCCGCATCTGCGGGCCGAAACCCGAGGCAAACGCATCATTCTGGAAGGCGATGTCCCCTCGCCGCTCAACCCGCCCTCGGGGTGCCGCTTCCGCACGCGGTGCCGGCACGCGACCGACCTCTGCGCGACTCACACCCCACCGGTCGTTGTCGACCGAGACGAGGCCGGGCACGTCGCCGAGTGCTACCACCCCCGCAACGAAGGGGTCCGTACCGCGGTCTCCGCCTGA
- a CDS encoding ABC transporter ATP-binding protein gives MTSTPALAARPTESGDRTALEVSGLTVDLRTPSGTVRALDSISFRAQRGETLALLGESGCGKSMTAQALVGLLEPVAEITSGSVFLGAVDLLAANAKQRRALAATELAIVFQDALTALNPVYPVGKQLAEPFRIHRGMSAKQAKQEAISLMTRVGIPEPEARANAYPHQFSGGMRQRLLIAMAVALSPAVLLADEPTTALDVTVQAQIMSLLRDLRSERDMAVVLITHDLALVAEEADRVAIMYAGTIVETGPVAEVFARPRHPYTRGLLDSVPVGAHRGATLKSIGGSPPDLHSIPSGCVYQARCPLARDICRTRPVLTPATDGRAAACHFAEEVSHV, from the coding sequence ATGACCAGCACGCCCGCCCTCGCGGCCCGGCCCACCGAGTCCGGCGACCGCACCGCGCTCGAGGTATCGGGCCTCACCGTCGACCTGCGTACGCCGTCGGGCACCGTCCGAGCGCTCGACTCGATATCGTTTCGCGCTCAGCGCGGAGAAACCCTCGCCTTGCTCGGCGAGTCCGGCTGCGGGAAGTCGATGACGGCTCAGGCGCTGGTCGGCCTGCTCGAACCGGTAGCCGAAATCACCTCCGGCTCAGTATTTCTCGGTGCTGTCGACCTGCTCGCGGCCAACGCGAAACAGCGACGCGCACTGGCGGCGACGGAGTTGGCGATTGTCTTCCAGGACGCGCTGACCGCGCTGAATCCCGTGTACCCGGTCGGCAAGCAATTGGCCGAGCCGTTCCGGATCCACCGCGGCATGTCGGCCAAACAGGCCAAGCAGGAAGCGATTTCGCTGATGACCCGGGTCGGCATCCCGGAGCCGGAGGCACGGGCGAACGCCTACCCGCACCAGTTCTCCGGCGGTATGCGGCAGCGTCTGCTGATCGCCATGGCGGTCGCGCTCAGTCCCGCGGTACTGCTCGCCGACGAACCGACCACCGCCTTGGACGTCACCGTCCAAGCGCAGATCATGTCCCTGCTGCGGGATCTGCGGTCCGAACGGGATATGGCCGTGGTGCTGATCACCCACGATCTCGCCCTCGTCGCCGAGGAAGCGGATCGAGTGGCGATCATGTATGCGGGGACGATTGTCGAAACAGGGCCGGTAGCAGAGGTTTTCGCCCGGCCGCGCCATCCTTACACGCGAGGCCTGCTCGATTCAGTTCCGGTGGGCGCGCACCGCGGCGCGACCCTGAAGTCCATCGGCGGATCACCGCCGGACCTGCATTCGATCCCCAGCGGTTGCGTCTATCAGGCCAGATGCCCGCTCGCCCGCGACATATGCCGGACCCGGCCGGTACTCACACCGGCGACGGACGGACGCGCGGCGGCCTGTCACTTCGCCGAGGAGGTAAGTCATGTCTGA
- a CDS encoding ABC transporter permease has product MSIDHDTGSIPAIVEPAVPQSHSAAKLPLWRLLLRDRLATVAATILILVFLVALFGPLLIGDAARDQNLDESTLAPFDLGNGWLNILGTDPLGRSVLARLIVACRTTLLVALPAVAVSCLVGSVIGMWAGYHRGWRETAAMRVADVIMSFPSLLLAVVVLYVFSPSAATIVAVLALTRVPIYLRTARAESAELQSRLFVDAARTFGAGSTAIIRRHVFPILLPTLLTVATLDFCYVMLAESSLSFLGIGIQPPDISWGLMVAQGRTYLHTAWWLSFFPGLAIVITTVSSTILAAWARIATDPAQRWRLTTPHARKSRLFPTRKVVLK; this is encoded by the coding sequence ATGTCTATCGATCACGACACCGGATCGATTCCGGCGATCGTCGAACCCGCTGTCCCCCAGTCCCATTCGGCGGCCAAGTTGCCGCTGTGGCGGTTGCTGCTGCGCGACCGGCTGGCGACGGTGGCGGCCACGATCCTGATCCTCGTCTTCCTGGTCGCGCTGTTCGGGCCCCTCCTGATCGGCGATGCGGCCAGGGATCAGAACCTCGACGAATCGACGCTCGCGCCTTTCGATCTCGGCAACGGCTGGCTCAACATCCTCGGCACCGACCCCTTGGGCCGCAGCGTCCTCGCCCGATTGATCGTCGCCTGCCGGACCACTTTGCTGGTGGCGCTGCCCGCGGTGGCCGTGTCCTGTCTCGTGGGTTCGGTGATCGGCATGTGGGCCGGATATCACCGGGGCTGGCGGGAGACGGCGGCCATGCGGGTGGCCGATGTGATCATGAGCTTCCCCTCCCTGTTGCTCGCGGTCGTGGTGCTGTACGTGTTCAGCCCGAGTGCCGCGACCATCGTCGCGGTCCTCGCCCTCACCCGCGTTCCGATCTACCTGCGCACCGCGCGGGCCGAATCCGCGGAATTGCAGAGCCGGCTCTTCGTCGACGCCGCGCGGACATTCGGGGCGGGCAGCACGGCGATCATCCGCCGGCACGTCTTCCCCATTCTGCTGCCGACCCTGCTGACGGTGGCGACGCTCGACTTCTGCTACGTCATGCTCGCCGAGTCGTCACTGAGCTTCCTCGGCATCGGCATCCAGCCACCCGACATCAGTTGGGGATTGATGGTCGCGCAGGGCCGTACCTATCTGCACACCGCCTGGTGGTTGTCGTTCTTTCCCGGTCTGGCGATCGTGATCACCACCGTGTCCTCGACCATTCTCGCCGCCTGGGCCCGTATCGCCACCGACCCCGCCCAACGCTGGCGGCTGACCACGCCGCACGCACGCAAGTCGCGGCTGTTTCCCACCAGAAAGGTGGTGCTGAAATGA
- a CDS encoding ABC transporter permease, which produces MFAFLRRRTYTSLVPLLVVLFGVFLLARLTGDPTDLYLPESATPAQRAEFAAQHGLDQSMLSQLGDYLTGVVRLDFGESLRSGESASAMALRAFPATLQLAFFTMLFAILGAVVIGCWAAYRPHSLADRASSLLSMTAASIPDFWFAITGIWIFAVVLGVLPTSGTGSGLSWILPIATLLIRPLGVLTQVVRGAMVSALSAPYVRLARSKGAGDLRVVTHHALRNAAAPALTVAGDLTVGLVNGAVVVEAIFGWPGIGKLMIDAILQRDFAVLQAAVLLTAVSIFVLNIAIDACYALLDARVRENTTV; this is translated from the coding sequence ATGTTCGCCTTCCTGCGTAGACGCACCTACACCAGTCTGGTACCGCTGCTCGTCGTACTTTTCGGCGTATTCCTGCTCGCCCGGCTGACCGGCGATCCGACCGACCTGTATCTGCCCGAATCCGCCACACCGGCCCAGCGCGCCGAATTCGCGGCTCAGCACGGCCTGGATCAGTCCATGCTCAGCCAGCTGGGTGACTACCTCACCGGAGTGGTGCGGTTGGACTTCGGCGAGTCGCTGCGCTCCGGCGAATCCGCGTCGGCAATGGCGTTGCGCGCTTTTCCCGCCACGCTGCAGCTCGCGTTCTTCACCATGCTGTTCGCGATTCTCGGCGCGGTGGTCATCGGCTGCTGGGCGGCGTATCGGCCGCACTCCCTGGCCGATCGGGCGTCGAGCCTGCTGTCGATGACGGCGGCGAGCATCCCCGATTTCTGGTTCGCCATCACCGGTATCTGGATCTTCGCGGTAGTGCTCGGGGTCCTGCCGACTTCCGGCACCGGTAGCGGGTTGTCCTGGATCCTGCCGATCGCGACATTGCTGATCCGGCCGCTCGGCGTCCTGACCCAGGTCGTCCGGGGTGCGATGGTGTCGGCACTGTCCGCACCGTATGTGCGGTTGGCACGCAGCAAGGGCGCGGGCGATCTGCGGGTGGTCACCCACCACGCGCTGCGCAATGCCGCGGCTCCCGCCCTGACCGTCGCCGGCGATCTCACCGTCGGCCTGGTCAATGGCGCGGTCGTCGTGGAGGCGATCTTCGGCTGGCCGGGCATCGGCAAATTGATGATCGACGCCATCCTGCAACGCGATTTCGCGGTTCTGCAGGCAGCGGTTCTGCTGACCGCGGTGAGCATCTTCGTCCTCAATATCGCCATCGATGCGTGCTATGCGCTCCTGGACGCCCGCGTCCGCGAGAACACCACGGTCTAG
- a CDS encoding ABC transporter substrate-binding protein, with protein MSNFRRRTGPVAATLAVTALVAGCSVANSNHSDAARPDTLRIVIPQEPPTLEPCDASLTDTGVVVRSNITEPLIERDAETGALQPKLAESWQQTAPTRWTFTLRPGVTFSDGSGFDAEDAAASIERAVNSDIGCDVDGYVFGDDALEVTVLDARTIAIGTPAPDPILPLRISFVEMVPSTTTTTARVREPIGTGPYRIDYWQQGQRLALIRNDSYWGPAPEYTHAIYQWRGEGSVRAAMVANDEAELATSLGPEDGAGDLGVAYQNNETSAIRIHATEPPLDDYRVRAAIDLAINRQGIVKALFRGLGQPAAQLVARGIVGFDPNLAPTPYDPDQAARLVAQAKADGVPVDKQIRLIARTGMFPKVAETTEVIQNALSKAGLNVKIQMMDTAGQMQFQVRPFPPNSGPIMVLIQHGNQAGDAQFTVDQYLRSDGYQSTTGRADIDAAIESATQLTGAARQDAIAAVFAAEPAAVRQFGYIAHMSGVLAIAPSVRYRPNPATGDEMRLAEMTRSDPVTNG; from the coding sequence ATGTCGAACTTTCGACGCCGAACCGGGCCGGTCGCTGCCACACTCGCGGTCACCGCACTGGTCGCCGGTTGTTCGGTGGCAAACTCGAATCACAGTGACGCGGCGCGCCCCGACACGTTGCGAATCGTGATCCCGCAGGAGCCGCCGACGCTGGAACCCTGTGATGCGTCGCTGACCGACACCGGTGTGGTGGTCCGATCGAACATCACCGAACCGCTCATCGAGCGCGACGCGGAAACCGGGGCCCTGCAACCCAAACTCGCCGAATCCTGGCAGCAGACCGCACCGACCCGCTGGACTTTCACCCTCCGGCCCGGCGTCACCTTCAGCGACGGGTCCGGTTTCGACGCCGAGGACGCGGCGGCCTCGATCGAACGCGCGGTCAACAGCGATATCGGCTGCGACGTGGACGGATACGTCTTCGGCGACGACGCCCTCGAGGTCACCGTCCTCGATGCGCGCACCATCGCGATCGGTACTCCCGCGCCGGATCCGATTCTGCCGCTGCGCATTTCGTTCGTGGAGATGGTGCCGAGCACGACGACCACGACCGCGCGCGTCCGGGAGCCGATCGGCACGGGTCCCTACCGGATCGATTACTGGCAGCAGGGACAGCGGCTCGCACTGATCCGCAACGACTCGTATTGGGGTCCGGCGCCGGAGTACACCCACGCCATATATCAGTGGCGCGGCGAGGGCAGCGTGCGCGCGGCCATGGTGGCCAACGACGAAGCGGAACTGGCCACCTCGCTCGGGCCCGAGGACGGCGCCGGCGATCTCGGTGTCGCCTATCAGAACAACGAGACCTCGGCGATCCGGATCCACGCCACCGAGCCGCCGCTCGACGACTATCGGGTGCGCGCCGCGATCGACCTCGCCATCAACCGCCAAGGCATCGTTAAAGCCCTCTTCCGCGGGCTCGGACAGCCGGCCGCGCAATTGGTGGCGCGGGGCATCGTCGGTTTCGACCCGAACCTGGCTCCCACGCCCTATGACCCGGACCAGGCGGCGCGTCTCGTGGCGCAGGCCAAGGCCGACGGTGTTCCGGTCGACAAGCAGATCCGGTTGATCGCACGAACCGGGATGTTTCCCAAAGTCGCCGAGACCACCGAGGTCATCCAGAACGCGCTGAGCAAGGCCGGTCTCAACGTCAAGATCCAGATGATGGACACGGCCGGACAGATGCAATTCCAGGTCCGCCCGTTCCCACCGAACTCCGGCCCGATCATGGTGCTCATCCAGCACGGCAACCAAGCCGGCGACGCCCAGTTCACCGTGGACCAATACCTGCGCAGTGATGGCTACCAGAGCACTACCGGCAGAGCCGATATCGACGCCGCTATCGAGTCCGCGACCCAGCTCACGGGCGCCGCGCGGCAGGACGCCATCGCGGCCGTGTTCGCCGCCGAACCCGCCGCCGTCCGTCAATTCGGCTACATCGCGCACATGAGCGGAGTGCTGGCGATCGCGCCGAGCGTGCGCTATCGGCCCAACCCCGCCACCGGCGACGAGATGCGCCTGGCCGAGATGACCCGTTCGGATCCCGTCACCAACGGGTGA